Genomic segment of Bacteroidota bacterium:
CGAAGGAAGCTTAAATCACGACGTGATGAAAGTGATAAAGGAACACGGCTTAATTACCGAAGAAGCATATCAGGGAAAAATTGTAAATAAAAACAGATACGATCACTCTGAGCTTGCATCAGTTTTAGAGGGATATGTAAATGCTGTCACTAAAAATGAAAGCGGCTCGTTATCTTCTATATGGCTAAAAGGCTTTGAAGCTGTTTTAGATACTTACCTCGGTGAGATACCTGAATCGTTTAAATTTGAGGGTAAAGAATATACTCCTGCTTCGTTTAGGGATGCTTTGAAAATTAACCCTGACGACTATCTTCAGTTTACATCATTTAAATCCTATCCTTACAACTCACAGGTAGTACTTAACATTCCCGACAACTGGGCAAATGGCTCTTATTACAATTTAGAATTAAAAGAATATCAGAACCTGATTGAACACGCACTAAAAGAAGGATATTCTGTTGCCATTGATGCAGATGTTTCAGAAAAAACATTCTCTTCTAAACAAGGTATGGCTATTGTTCCTGCAATGGATTTAAATGAAATGGATAAAGAAGAAAAAGAAATTTTATTTAAAGTTCCGGTCACTGAGAAAATAATTA
This window contains:
- a CDS encoding C1 family peptidase, whose amino-acid sequence is MKKTISSLLALAFSLSIYAQSKAPAENITARGTTPGYTFETIADLDATEVKSQGRTGTCWSFSTSSFIESEILRISGKSVDLSEMYNARMVYPEKAKNYVGRQGKAQFSEGSLNHDVMKVIKEHGLITEEAYQGKIVNKNRYDHSELASVLEGYVNAVTKNESGSLSSIWLKGFEAVLDTYLGEIPESFKFEGKEYTPASFRDALKINPDDYLQFTSFKSYPYNSQVVLNIPDNWANGSYYNLELKEYQNLIEHALKEGYSVAIDADVSEKTFSSKQGMAIVPAMDLNEMDKEEKEILFKVPVTEKIITPEFRQQEFNNFNTTDDHLMHITGLLKDQNGTLYFRVKNSWGTEGQGHNGNVYFSESYLQLKSISVMMHKDAVPSKLKKKLGIK